A genomic stretch from Scatophagus argus isolate fScaArg1 chromosome 19, fScaArg1.pri, whole genome shotgun sequence includes:
- the tmem251 gene encoding transmembrane protein 251 translates to MMNFRQRMGWVGMALYLLLSVMLVYYVFEVHSFSLERVQRGGTSSSAPPLTTSWSQSLSARLSPLPVWMWASVFLLPYLQLFLFLFSCTRTDPRAVGYCVLPVCLALLCSRRHAAHKPANRRDPPLIDT, encoded by the coding sequence ATGATGAACTTCCGTCAGCGGATGGGATGGGTGGGCATGGCTCTCTACTTGCTGCTCAGCGTCATGCTGGTGTATTACGTCTTTGAGGTTCACAGCTTCAGTCTGGAGCGCGTGCAGAGGGGCGGGACCAGCTCCTCGGCTCCGCCCCTCACCACCAGCTGGTCTCAGAGCCTCAGCGCTCGTCTGTCGCCGCTTCCAGTCTGGATGTGGGCATCGGTCTTCCTGCTGCCCTACCTGcagctctttcttttcctcttctcttgtACAAGAACTGACCCTCGAGCAGTCGGCTACTGCgtacttcctgtctgcctcgCCCTGCTCTGCAGCCGTCGCCATGCTGCCCACAAGCCGGCTAATCGGAGAGACCCGCCACTCATCGACACGTAG
- the ubr7 gene encoding putative E3 ubiquitin-protein ligase UBR7: protein MSEEQTVSLVDVLEEDEELEEEASAVLAGSDSDHCSYPQGYVKRQALYACNTCTPKGGEAAGICLACSYKCHEGHDLFELYTKRNFRCDCGNRKFTELQCKLYPEKEEVNSQNKYSHNFFGVYCTCGRPYPDPDDQVEDEMIQCVVCEDWLHGRHLGCAVPDCVELQEMICESCMNKNPFLWTYAAHLAVPGAELQVKEEPGANESNTNLPNKEEKGDDVIRPSCKRSREEAEPSCRLKELRAIGQKRVRSGAVFWPSAWRSKLCSCSTCQETLSEAGLSFLLDESDTVLAYENKGKNNERTQQGHDPLMSALDNLNRVQQLEIIHGYNDMKSELKDFLQRFAAEGKVVTPDDIRQFFEQQQSRKRQRVDAGHFYCT, encoded by the exons ATGTCGGAGGAGCAGACGGTGTCTCTGGTTGATGTcctggaggaggatgaggagttGGAGGAAGAAGCTTCGGCTGTGTTGGCAGGAAGTGACTCTGATCACTGCTCATATCCTCAG ggctACGTGAAGCGGCAGGCTCTGTATGCCTGCAACACCTGCACACCAAAGGGGGGAGAGGCAGCAGGAATCTGTCTGGCCTGCTCATACAAATGTCACGAAGGACACGACCTCTTCGAACTGTACACCAAGAG GAACTTCCGCTGTGACTGCGGAAACAGGAAgttcacagagctgcagtgtaAACTCTACCCT gagaaggaggaggtcaACAGTCAGAACAAATACAGTCACAACTTCTTTGGAGTCTACTGTACCTGCGGCCGGCCTTACCCGGACCCGGACGACCAG GTGGAAGATGAGATGAttcagtgtgtggtgtgtgaggaCTGGCTGCACGGCAGG cACCTGGGCTGTGCGGTTCCAGACTGCGTCGAGCTGCAGGAGATGATCTGTGAATCCTGTATGAACAAAAACCCTTTCCTGTGGACCTACGCCGCTCACCTGGCAG TTCCAGGTGCCGAGTTGCAGGTGAAGGAGGAACCAGGAGCAAACGAGTCAAATACTAACCTCCccaacaaagaggaaaag GGTGATGATGTCATCCGGCCCAGCTGTAAGCGGAGCCGCGAGGAGGCGGAGCCGAGCTGTAGACTGAAGGAGCTACGTGCGATTGGTCAGAAAAGAGTCCGGTCAGGAGCTGTGTTCTGGCCGTCAGCGTGGCGCTCCAAACTCTGCTCCTGCAGCACCTGCCAG GAGACGCTGTCTGAGGCCGGTCTGTCCTTCCTGCTGGACGAGTCAGACACCGTCCTCGCCTAcgaaaacaaaggaaagaacaACGAGCGGACGCAGCAGGGACACGACCCTCTGATGTCAGCGCTGGACAACCTGAACCGAGTGCAGCAGCTCGAGATCATTCACG gataCAACGACATGAAGAGCGAGCTGAAGGACTTCCTGCAGAGGTTTGCAGCAGAAGGAAAA GTCGTGACTCCTGATGACATCCGTCAGTTCttcgagcagcagcagagtcgTAAGAGACAACGAGTTGATGCAGGACACTTTTACTGCACctga